One genomic window of Parasteatoda tepidariorum isolate YZ-2023 chromosome 9, CAS_Ptep_4.0, whole genome shotgun sequence includes the following:
- the LOC107454834 gene encoding interferon alpha-inducible protein 27-like protein 2 isoform X2 — translation MLIKRGKLSLIKMSDDKNGGESSTWKDVGWFALKTTAISGAVLGGTALALPLIGFTAGGVAAGSLAAGFQSAYLGGTIASGSAFAVMQSVGAAGLAASTQAAVVAGSAVVAGAHTALKKFKKNNETDGEHTSEESSENIKEDDVDEEPGENDTAELPKKNCKDPGLKTGRTNCARESKKLTDKLGFSRRNDDTNITSSSINDEELDSLNKWKDVELNENLTITQHLIKK, via the exons ATGCTGATAAAAAG ggGAAAATTGAGTCTAATAAAGATGTCTGATGAtaagaat GGTGGTGAAAGTAGTACCTGGAAGGATGTTGGAT ggTTTGCTTTAAAAACTACTGCAATATCCGGTGCGGTTCTTGGTGGGACTGCTTTAGCTCTTCCTCTTATTGGTTTTACTGCTGGTGGTGTTGCTGCAGGTTCTTTGGCTGCTGGTTTTCAGAGTGCATATCTTGGGGGTACTATTGCATCTGGGAGTGCTTTTGCAGTTATGCAAAGTGTTGGAGCTGCTGGATTGGCTGCAAGTACACAAGCTGCTGTCGTAGCTGGCAGTGCGGTAGTAGCTGGTGCTCACAcagctttgaaaaaatttaagaaaaataatgaaactgatGGTGAACATACTTCAGAAGAATCAAGTGAAAATATTAAGGAGGATGATGTCGATGAGGAACCTGGAGAAAATGACACTGCAGAGTTGccgaaaaaaaactgcaaagaCCCTGGTCTCAAAACAGGTAGAACAAATTGTGCAAGAGAAAGCAAAAAACTTACAGATAAGCTTGGTTTTAGTCGTAGAAATGATGATACCAATATTACATCATCTTCCATAAATGATGAGGAATTGGATTCACTTAATAAATGGAAAGATgttgaattaaatgaaaatctcACTATTACTCAGCATcttattaaaaagtga
- the LOC107454834 gene encoding uncharacterized protein isoform X1 — MNVSHKSDVRKGNFPIPSRFVIFSCYLLNRYNCLLNFQREQAGKLSLIKMSDDKNGGESSTWKDVGWFALKTTAISGAVLGGTALALPLIGFTAGGVAAGSLAAGFQSAYLGGTIASGSAFAVMQSVGAAGLAASTQAAVVAGSAVVAGAHTALKKFKKNNETDGEHTSEESSENIKEDDVDEEPGENDTAELPKKNCKDPGLKTGRTNCARESKKLTDKLGFSRRNDDTNITSSSINDEELDSLNKWKDVELNENLTITQHLIKK, encoded by the exons ATGAACGTTTCGCACAAAAGTGACGTGAGAAAAGGGAATTTCCCGATTCCTTCacgttttgttattttttcatgttatctGTTGAACAGGTATAACTGTTTGTTGAATTTTCAACGAGAACAAGC ggGAAAATTGAGTCTAATAAAGATGTCTGATGAtaagaat GGTGGTGAAAGTAGTACCTGGAAGGATGTTGGAT ggTTTGCTTTAAAAACTACTGCAATATCCGGTGCGGTTCTTGGTGGGACTGCTTTAGCTCTTCCTCTTATTGGTTTTACTGCTGGTGGTGTTGCTGCAGGTTCTTTGGCTGCTGGTTTTCAGAGTGCATATCTTGGGGGTACTATTGCATCTGGGAGTGCTTTTGCAGTTATGCAAAGTGTTGGAGCTGCTGGATTGGCTGCAAGTACACAAGCTGCTGTCGTAGCTGGCAGTGCGGTAGTAGCTGGTGCTCACAcagctttgaaaaaatttaagaaaaataatgaaactgatGGTGAACATACTTCAGAAGAATCAAGTGAAAATATTAAGGAGGATGATGTCGATGAGGAACCTGGAGAAAATGACACTGCAGAGTTGccgaaaaaaaactgcaaagaCCCTGGTCTCAAAACAGGTAGAACAAATTGTGCAAGAGAAAGCAAAAAACTTACAGATAAGCTTGGTTTTAGTCGTAGAAATGATGATACCAATATTACATCATCTTCCATAAATGATGAGGAATTGGATTCACTTAATAAATGGAAAGATgttgaattaaatgaaaatctcACTATTACTCAGCATcttattaaaaagtga